The Candidatus Nanohalovita haloferacivicina region TTTCCCCGTTGAAGGCAAAGATTTCAGAGTAGTTTGTAAGATATCCTTCAGAAGGTATTGCGTCCTCTCTTTCGTATCCTACAGAGTATCCTTCTCCAAAAGGCGGCGAGAGATGTACTGCTCTGTGTTTTCCATCTATTGGAAGCACTTCTGTGGCCGAGACAGTGTCTGAAAGAGAGCTTTTTGATGATCTGTCAGCTGAGCGATGTTCGTGGCCGCGGCTTGATCTATCATGTTGTTCTTCAGTTACTTCTACTGATTGGCTTTCGATTTCTATGTTTTGGCCTTCGTTAAGATTACCTGTGTAGTTGAATATTGCAGGTTTGCCCTCTTTACGGGCTTTCTGTGCGTCCGTTGATGTGAATCCCCCTTTTCTGGAGATGAGGGTCTTGCTGTAGTCTTCTGGGGGATGTGTCTGATCTGAGAATCTTATGTCTCTTCCTACGCAGCCTTTTATTTCTCCAGAACTTGCTCTTACTCCTTTAAGCGATGGCTGTGATGTCTGGAATGGGTTGTATTCGTTTTCTGTTTTGAATACGTCTACTACGTAGAATGTTCCTCTTTTGTAGATGAATTTTATGCTGTACGAGTTTTCCGATAGTTCGTCGGCCATTTCTGTTATTTTGGAGTGTGGAATTGATGGCGAGTTGCTGCTTGTTCTTTTTCTGCGGTGTTGGCCGTTCATCGGGTTTCTGGTTATTTTTATCTGTGATTCAGGCCTTTTCTCGTCTACTACTTCTTCTCCAGATACCAGGTAGAGTTCTGGAGAAGTTATTCCCTCTTCAAGAGATATTCCAAGGCCTTCTACCGTTTCTACCAGTGTATAGTCGCCAAGGTAGCTGTTGATTGCGGCTCCAGTGTATCCTGGCTCCACCATTTTCTGCACTATTACTGCGGGTGCTCCGGAGTTGTTTTTCTCGTAGTATGATGCTATGACTTTTTTCAGGGCGTTTTCCAGATTGGAAAGGCCTACATTCAGTTTGTAGTCATAGATTCCTTTTGTGTCATTTGATATTCTTATTGCTACGCGGCCCGTGTCTCTCTGCCCTCCTACGAGGCTTTTTGCTTTTCCAGAGGCCTCTCTGACTTCTGAGCTCATTCCTATTTGTTTGTAGGCCGATCTTACTTCTTCGAATGTGTCTGAGGATATATCTGAGTTCAGTACCTGATCTGGGTTTCTTGCGTCTCCGATCAGTGTGTTTACATCTTTCTTTGTGAGTGTGAAGAAGTTTGGTACGTTGAGGCCTGATACCTGGTCTAGAAGTGCGGCCTTTCGTCCGGATTGTTCTTTACTGATTTCGCCTTTCCACTGAACCATGGAAATTATTTGTGGTTAGGCCGGATTAATAGTTAAGGGAAAAATAGGGAGAATGTTTATTCTACGACTCTGACTCTGCAGCTGACAGGCATCTTGTCGCTTGCTCTTTCCAGGGCCTTTCTTGCTTCGTCGACGTCTTCTTCTCCGAGGTCAACGCGCATGATTGCCTGGTCTTTTTCTACGAGTGCTGATCGGCCGATTGGTCGTCCGAATGGTTTACGCATACCTTCGTAGTAACGGTCTGCCTGTGCTACTCCTGCTAGAGGGTGGTACCTTAGAACGTGGTGTGGATATGGAATAATTTTCATGAAGTACTCCTCTTCAGGATCTAGAACCTTGGATAGGTGGGAGTTTGCTGCTACACGGCCTGCTTCCAGAGCTTCGCTTCTGATCTGGCACTGTTCTTCGATTCTGAGCTCTAGAGATTTCGGGAACTCCTTCTTTCTTGCTCCCTGTTCATACTGTGTTACTCTTGGAGCTGGAGCTCCTTTGATGTAATTATCTTTCTTTTTCTGGCTCTGCCGAGTATACGGCTGACCCGGGTGCTCTCTGTAAATTCTTGCAGGCCTATCTCCCATTATTAATACCTCGTGAACAAAG contains the following coding sequences:
- a CDS encoding PEP/pyruvate-binding domain-containing protein, with protein sequence MVQWKGEISKEQSGRKAALLDQVSGLNVPNFFTLTKKDVNTLIGDARNPDQVLNSDISSDTFEEVRSAYKQIGMSSEVREASGKAKSLVGGQRDTGRVAIRISNDTKGIYDYKLNVGLSNLENALKKVIASYYEKNNSGAPAVIVQKMVEPGYTGAAINSYLGDYTLVETVEGLGISLEEGITSPELYLVSGEEVVDEKRPESQIKITRNPMNGQHRRKRTSSNSPSIPHSKITEMADELSENSYSIKFIYKRGTFYVVDVFKTENEYNPFQTSQPSLKGVRASSGEIKGCVGRDIRFSDQTHPPEDYSKTLISRKGGFTSTDAQKARKEGKPAIFNYTGNLNEGQNIEIESQSVEVTEEQHDRSSRGHEHRSADRSSKSSLSDTVSATEVLPIDGKHRAVHLSPPFGEGYSVGYEREDAIPSEGYLTNYSEIFAFNGEKAVIDARKLPDTGLKEAIEYIDAELKILLVEQPDQTLVGAAVRQRFDVIASQIDLESLEKAVLREEKKYIMDKLAD
- a CDS encoding 50S ribosomal protein L16; the protein is MGDRPARIYREHPGQPYTRQSQKKKDNYIKGAPAPRVTQYEQGARKKEFPKSLELRIEEQCQIRSEALEAGRVAANSHLSKVLDPEEEYFMKIIPYPHHVLRYHPLAGVAQADRYYEGMRKPFGRPIGRSALVEKDQAIMRVDLGEEDVDEARKALERASDKMPVSCRVRVVE